The following is a genomic window from Melopsittacus undulatus isolate bMelUnd1 chromosome 8, bMelUnd1.mat.Z, whole genome shotgun sequence.
CTTTACAGCTGCAAAAAAGCAATGCTGTTTTGAGCAATGTTTTCAAGATAGTGCAAAGAAAGTGCataaaaaccattaaaaattaaatcaatacaAAAATGAAACCACAGCAGTTCATTTAATACAGGTTTGCTGTTGGTTTTAACAGTTTAGTAGGCAGAAAAGCCAAAGGATGGAATAAGATGAAGGCCATACATGAAGCCTGTTGTTTGTTGCCTACCTATTAAAGCAATAGCCTGTACAGTTTTTATGAACTTCTCTCAACCAACAAACACATCCTGTTTTAATAACAGCAAAGAGAACCAGATAACAAACTTGCAAACAAGTTATTAGTtctataaaaaaattacatgaaataCAGTTCCtgtcactggaaagaaaaacactgtttaaTAGACAGCAGTTAGGCATGTTTTTGAGCATAAAGTTTTGCAGCCATATCTTGTAACAAATGCAGATATTAAAAATCACtattttccttaatatttaACATTAGCTGAGAAGACTATAAATAATATTGTTCATTAGTACTGAGTAAATTATGGTACTGCGGTTCTTACCATCAATAACAAATGCCTCTACATCATCAGCTCCAATCTGCAGTTCCTGTTGCATCGTGTCAAATGATATTTCTTTATTCTCTACAGCCATTCCCATGAAAGTAAGTAGCCTCATTTTTGCCATATTGTGTTCATGCAACAACCCTGTGTAAAAGTGTTGACAACTTATGAATTGTAACTCAGTAGCTCATTGTTTTCCATGTAACTCTTAATACATGTTTccagtaatttaaaatttatttcacatCAAGAAAATATTCCATCTGTCCTTATTAACATTTTCTGAGGTATAACATCATTCCTGCATCTTCCTTATGCTTTGCTGAAACAGGTAATTTAGTTCTGAATTCAACAAGACTCAGCTTTTGTCAAGTGAAAGGTCATAAATATCTACGAAAGTGATGCACagaggtttttttaaacattaaaaacatcGTCTGAACAAAATTTTAGGTGGCAAGGGTGCAAGTAAATGTCTCCGTTCATCTCGAAGAACAGCAATGCAAGAAGTGGTAAATGGTAATGTCAAAACCTTCTTACAGCCTCACCACATGTTCTCATGTAGTTGCTTGAAAATAAACCTCACTAATGGTTCAACAACGTAACATTTTTGTGCCAGAAGGATGTGTTTTGGCACCAAACTAACTGTTATATCGCAGCAAAAAAGCATCAAGTGTCACATATGTGCTTACAATATTGAGCATGGCAATGAAGTGTTCTTCAAGAATAGAGAAAGAGTTATTAAAAGTTAGGTTAGATCTTTCACACAATTGTATGAAAGGCAACACAAGGCATTGAGCCAAAGGCCTGCCCACCTCAGAGActgctttcctgaaaaaaagaaaaactaggTCAACAAAGTTGAGACATTCACATGAATCAAGGTATTCCTTAATCCAGGCTCTGCACGGTACCAACAGTGGTTATGGGgaagtttctttaaaatgagtatcaaacattttgtttcaaaataacaTTATAAACATTCGCATTGCTTCAATAAACAATTTAAGTTTGGAATTTATAACATCCATATGCTAACAGGAAAGCCCATTAGTGCACGACATCGTGTTGTGTTAATTAGCTATAATTATGATGCAGGTTCCCTGTTTGGCACTGATTCAACAAAAATGCGATCATAATTCATGCAAATGAGGAGCAACAGCAACTATACCTAACTGAGTTTAATGGAACTCTACAAGCATCAAAAAATCAATTAGCACACATTAACCCTAATTAACAAATGCAAATGAGATGCTGATTAACTTTCCGAAAAAGACTGCAGATTAGATGTGGCCATGTTAGGGCGATTCAGTTGACACAGACCATTCTACTGCTGGCCTAAGTTGTCAGCATTAATAAAACAACAAATGGTCACAAACGGACGCCACCTGTAGGAGCTTCTCTGCACTAGCTTAGACTAGTCCTAACCCAGAGGTCAGAACTAAAGACTGATGCTGCACTGGCACTAAAATCCTATTATTGataccatttattttaaagccaaatATGTTGGCAacttgttaaaaaaatgaaataatctttaaagcatggttaaaaatatatttgtttcagaTCACAAGTGCCCTGGAGAATTTTGGAATGCTTCATCTAATAATTGTATTGTTCCTACAGCAAACTGCCCTTGTTTTTCAAAGGCACGACTAAAACACTCAGATCAAGTTCCTAGCATTCTGGCCTGTGCTGCCTCAGAATCCCCATATTGTCCACTGCTCAGAGACATTCAGAATTTTCTGAGTACAACATAAAGCAGGTGAGAAATCAAGATAACTGGAAGTAAGGCTGTCAAAACAGTTGAGTTTCAAAGTTTCAAAACAGCTACTCAGATACTTAAGCGGTTTACTATTGGAAATGCACACACTGTAAATTCACAGAGGTAAACACAGATACAGGGAGGCAGAGCAAAAGAAATCATGACTATGGTACACTGTAAAATTAATATCGACTATATATGTAATTAACCTCACACAACTTTATTCAAATGTTACTATAACAGCATTTTCAGCAAATACTTCTGTGCACAGCTAACATAAGCcatttcaataaataaaaataattacaatgcAAACCCCACTTTCTGCTAGGAAAGAATGGTGTGAGATGCCTACCCAACTAATGTGCAAATACATACAACAAAAGGTGTGCTTCTTCTACATATTTACAAACTACCACAAACTTGCTGCTAATTTTATCCACGGAAAAATCACACTGGCATTTCCATCATTTTAATATCCAAAGTACCAGCATTTTAAAGCTTTGAGGGTAATTATTCTCAAAATTATACCACACTCCATTAAACTAAATTATGCTTCCTTTTAAAGGCTGCACTAAACTCTGTTTTAGCAAAACTCTGCCTTTCCCTAAATGCATTCAGCCACCGTTGAGGTGTCATTTCAAAATCAAagttataaaaacaaaacacaaaaaaacaaccccaaccctGGTTTTTATGGAGACATTCATTCATTACCAATATGTCAAAACCTTAatgcagtaataaaaaaatctgcatcATTGAGCAATTTCTGCATTGTCACTGACCCCTGTCCTAAAAAGCTGGAatataaaaaatgtaattttaatgcaTGCAATAGCTTATGAACCAGTGCTCCTTTGAAACAGTCAATTACACATCAACGGGGGAGTGTCAAAGTGTTAATTACTACTCCTTTTTTCCACAGTGTGTAAATAAAGAGGGTGCTGACATTAACATTCCATCACATCACTTCATGTGATGAAACAAATTAACTGGGACAGACTGAGGCTTGCTAGCTCTAATGCAtcagcacacacagacacacacgcTATTTAACGTGTTTTATCTTAGATCTCCTGAACAGTATTTGCTGCTATAGAGTTATTAATCATAAAAAAACCTGTAAGAGATTTATACAAGCAGTTGGCTTACTCTACGGTTGTGATCTCTGGCCTAGGCTAGATGACCAGTGCATTAAAATTTCTCACCTGAAAGGTTTAAGAGAAAAGCAGTGGAGATAAAGAGAGTTCTCTTCCAAACCTATGAAACAGTTTGTCCTAGTAGAACAACCCACAGATGGTCCATGTATGATCCAGTGGAGGTTAGACTCTACAAACTAATCCATTCTGAAAAATTCCCATTAAATTTCCTTGGCTTCAAACTGAAGCATTAAGCAGCTTCTATATCTTATGCCATGTATAATAGTCAGAAATTGAATGATCTGAAAACTTACCAAGGGAGTCAATGAAGTCTTTGTTGTTCTGATAAAACTTGACATAGGATGCTAGTTTAGCACTTACAAAAATGGTCAAAAGCTAgaagatggaaaacaaataGAAGAACAGTTTAAATATGATCTATGCCTCTCTTCCTGCATGCTGgacagatacatatatatatataaactattagtattcaacagaaaaatgaaCCATTAAGAGCTAAAATTATGTCTGTTGTCAATAGCTGAGGGCAATCTTTGCTGAGCTTACTTCCCTTTGTCAGGCTTGAAAGGCATTTTTTGCTGAAGAGCTCATGTGAGGGCAAGTATTGCAACTGTTTCTAAAACTTCTGAAGGGAAACAGTTCACATatggtatttttaattataaaagcattaaaagaaatCATACGTTGCAGCTCAGTATTACTAATAAAGGCAATTATTCTAATGAATTTCAAAAGTCACGAGCAAAGCCCAGAACTCTACAGACACCAAACCATCTTCCTAAAAACAAAAGTTACTTACATCATGAATAAGTTCTCCTTCCAAAAATTTCACAGGTTTTAAAGCAAGAAGATGATCAAAGAGAAAGGTATTTGGATCCTTCAGTGCTCGTACAATACATctaatgagaaaaggaaaatgcctATTTATACAGCAGTACACATTTTATGAGGAAATGCAACTCAATTTGTTGTTCCttgctttcaagaaaaaaacccaagggtTTTCAACTCTTCTTAAATGTAAGATATGTCACATTCCAATTTTAACCTTCATTTttacagacagaagaaaaaaagaatagaaagcATTAAGTAATCTGCCCACCATCACAAAAGAGATTTGCCAGGTGGTAAGACTACAATCACCTACTGTTTGCATCTATGCATTTATTTCCAGCCCAGCCTTCATTCCTAGAGGTATTTTTACTGTCATCCTGAAATTTCATAGAACTAAGTTGTTTAGGAAGATTAATTATACTTGCATATGTGacacaaaacagagaaaaccccAACACCAAACACTGCAACTGATAAAACATAGGCTTTGCAGCTCTAGACTATAAACAGACCTAAAGGGTTTCTAGAACTGTAGACTAAACCTTTTGGTCTGTGGCACATATGAAACCCTGGTGCTACACTCGCTCCAATGGCCTAGACCATGACCCTGTCACGTAAAGTATCCCAGGAGAAGCCAAGGGCTTCACAGACATTGCAGCGCAAGAAACCCTAGGCAGATGCATTCTTCTGGAGGTAAAAGGCCTCAGATCGCTGTAGGGTAAGTCAATGAGGTTTTCATTTATACACAGACACTTCGATTTTCAAACTGACTCATCCTGATTCTCCTCCATGCTCAAGCATAAACAGCTCCCTTGAAAACTGTTGGCTGTACACACCCAGTGGAGCCCCACAACTTAATACAAAACCTAATTCCCAAGGTAGAATGTCAAAATACAAGGTTTTACTCCTTTGGCCAATGGGGAAAACACACTGTTAAGAATCAATTTACTGTCCAATAAGTAAGTTCTTGCTTATAGAAAAGACagcaagaattttttttcaacagaacCTGCTATCTGCAAAGAACACTGAATGTTAGAGAATCAGACAATCAGTAAGTAGAAAATGGAACCAAAGGATGCCAATTCAAATTCTGATCGCACAGTTGATTTGAATGGAGTCAAGGTTGATCCCTCTTCTCAGCAGCGACCAGAACACACCTGTGCACTTGCACAATGGAGTAAAGCCTGGCTCTGCCTAGAAACAACTCAACCTAGCATAAAGTGCAGAAATAAACCCTTCACTCAGTCAGCCAGGCTAcagaggaggctgcagcagggtcCTTGCCTGCCAGGCCATCTGATACTCTTCAACAGTAAGGCAATCAACATAATGTAGCAATTGATGAAAAGCTACTTTTAAGGAAAGTGGGAAGTCAGTATTACCTGTGAGCATCAACTCTAGCCTGGGAAGCATTGTCCTCTGTGTAACTTCCTAGTAGTTCCACCATTACTTTTGCTGCAGTGTCactgtagaagaaaaataaagttaccTCAggactgctgaaaaaaatatagttCAAACAAGACACTCAAATATTTCAATAATTCCATTACAATGTTATAGGTCAAATTAAATTACACTTGAAAAAGATGTAGATGATCCATTTTTTGTTCTAGTGGAGAGAACAAATTAACTGGAtgtattctttcaattcttGTTCTACAAAATTGTTTATCTTCACCCTTCATTTCATTCTCTTAAATTGATAAATTACCTGCTGGTTATGGAAAAAGCTTTCTGAGCTAGGAACAGCTTTATATGGTTCACTAGAATGCTCTTCTTATGCACATCTGGATTTAATCACTGCACAATAAGTAGCACTGCAAAGTTTATTTCAAAGGTAAAATGGCATATCTTAAAGAATATTTACAGTCAGGAAAATGACTAtagaagctgctttttcttctttcagagatTCTCTCTTCAAGTATTCAGAGTGAGATCTGCTCATTTTACTGAGGAAGTTAAGCAGCCAGCACTTAAGATCAGCTTAGGCTGCTGTAAAGTAAGCAGCGTCCAGTACTGCTTTGACAGACAGCTTTCAGAAACACAGTTCATCCAAAGAAAACGGAGTAAACCAACAGCCCTGTCCACTCACCTGATTATTTTGTGAATAGCAGCTCATCAATGTTACTGCAAACCAGCTCCAAGACCATTACTGTGTTACTTCAACAgatttggatttattttcacttaatgGTTCTCACCACTAGTGaggccaggagctgctggtgattttcatattttcagcaaaaaatATACTTACTGAATATGCTGTGTATACAcacaaaaagctgttttctgtttctcacagaATTCTTGTTAACTATTAAAATAGAAGGTGTGACAGTTATTCTGTACAGAGAATAGATTTTGTTGACACCATCTTACCACCCCCTTTGAACAAGAGAGGGTGTGGAGGTAGATACCACCAAAGCTCAGAAGTGAGACACATCCACAGCTGAGTAAATGTTACACCTGCTTTGCATAAGCCTTCCCCCCTCAACCACACAGACTGGAAACTACTTGAGATATTTCCTCAGTGGACAGGAGGAAGGTTGGATACTACTCTCCAGAGTACAGAGAGTTATAGTGTAAAGATAAGCCCTTCCTTCAAAGCAGCTCTTTTTCAGATACAACAGATTACCCCATGTGGTCTAATAGCCTACAaaattttccttaaaagaaaaaaaaaaggttcaagAGTAAAGATTCAATTCACTTTAATTACTTAGGTTAATGGCATATATTACAGAGGGAAGGAACGAACCAGCACAACATTCCCAGTACATGCTGTTGTGTGCTGTGAGACAAGGTTTAACTCATATAGCAGCACAGGTTGGAGTGGTTTTACAATACAATGACACCATCTTTATGCAGGTATTTATTTTAGATCTCATGATATGCCTATTTGACAGCTTATCTATAGGGTGAGGATTTGTGCTTCTAGAGAATTTACCAGATCTCACAGCTGTACGGTACAAATATGAAGACATCATGGAAAACAAGTGATACCATATATAATTTGGATGTACACTGAGTCAAGACACTTTGTGACCAAGGCATAAAGGTACCTTTAGATCCCAGCTATTATCCCAGAACTGTATTCAGGGATctaaacatgaatgaaacaTTTGTCATAGAAGTCCAGCACTAAAGCAGTCAAGCTCACATTTGTCATGCCAACTGACACTGGTGTGTAGAGGAACTGATAGCTCTgtatcagtaaaaaaaaaaaaattaattcagataGCTTTATATAAGAGGGAACCATTTGCATATAAAGTAATCAGTGACAGACTATGACTTTTGCATTTATGAAATCTTATCAACACTAGATGTTCTAGCAAAGACAAAGAACCAGTTTAATACAGcactgacaccatagagacattcAAACAAGGAGGCCCAGCTCATGTGCTATTCAAACTAACAATACCAGACTCCTTATTTAATAGAGGCCTTCAGTAGTTCTTGTATGCCTCGGAACTGTGGTACAGATTTCTGGAACTTTTCCTCTCCTACCATTCCCTtatgagcaaaaccagaaaactatGCATTTAACTAATTTCAAATAGTATTTGTAATCCTCCcctacacttttttttctaagtgaaGGAGTGGAATCTTCCACTTGTATTCCTAGGAAACATCAAAATGCTCCAAGACAATTACACCTGAACTTCCAGTACTGTTCTTATGAACCTCAGCAAGCATGGCAGGTCTTTCAATCTTATTCGTTCCATTCTCTGTCAGACTACTGCCGTAAGTTAGGGTGTTTAACGCAGGAATATGGATCACTATTTTACCAAATCTCATTGCTAAATGTGTCTCACCTAAGATGCAaatgtgaacattttttttctagcaagACAGCTTGCACAAATACCAGCTACACTTGCCAGTCTAGATACATCATTTGACAAAAAGCCAGTAAGAATAGAAGTTAGGgtagataaaagaaaaaaaaaacaccaaacaaaccacaaagtATTCAGAGACTTAGTAAGTTGTTGGAATTAAGTCCCTCTACATGACATGATACTAAatggaatgaaaattaaatgaaacaattttgCAGGTGCCCGACATGCTAAGCTTTTTGGGACACATATTAAGAACCGGTCTTGCCAGTCCTGAGTGTAAACTTGGGCAGGGCTAATCCTGGTCTGAACCCTGCCAGGTCCATTACAGAGGACAGCTGTAAATTGCACAAGGCTGGTGCCTGGCAGGGCTGCACAGCACAACCAGCTGCATGCAAGGCATGCGTGCCTATAAAACTCCATCTGTAACTGGAAAAGAACACAGGTTGTGTTACCCTGTAACTTCATACCAATACAGCTACGAAAATGCTGAAGACTGAAGCAGCCACACAAAACTACTGCAAAACCTTGACGGCAAGGAGAACAGACAGCAGAGAAAGTAACTCATCTCTTGCAATGTTCAGCTACCAAATATAGTTCTCGGAAACAAGCCACACCAGCCATCTGTTTTCCAGCCACCACCACCAGTTTTCTTCAGTTGATTATGGGAAACATAAAATTCCCTCTTCAAAGAGATTAAGATGATTTTCATCATCAGGAAGAAGAAACGTCAACTGGACACTGACTGGAGAAGATTCGAAAAATCAAGCATTCTCTTACACTGCAGGAAAATGAACACCACACATAGTATCTGCATGATCTACTTATCATGAGCTACAGATCTGTTTATTACCAACTTATCCACTGGGGAAAAAGTTCCTTAGCTATGGAAAACCACCTCTTCTGCCGCAATGAACAaagttaaaatataaaacaaaccaaaaaagttACACTCAGTTGTTTCCAACAATGTATTCTTTCCCATGACTCCAACATGGTAACTGAGGTATGATTTTTATTACTTGTTTTTCAGTTCCCACTTAACCTTCCCATACTACTAGATAAAGCAACATTCCTGAGTGCTAAAGCTGGAATGCTGCTGTGAGTTTCCCATACTATAGCAAATACTGCCCAGTGATCCAGGAGAGTGAACCAGGTCAAAGGTGCCAGGGtcacttcttgttttcttttctggataGAAGTGTAAGTGCTCTGAAACACAGCTCCATTCAGTGCAAAGCTTGCTGCACCAGATGGTAAGGACACTGAGTGCAGGAGTAACATACTACAGGATCTGTGAAAATTTTTAACACCCAAGTTAAAAATACCAGCTATTACTAGTAAGCAAAACCCACTTGGTAGCAACATTATTGGCAgtactggaaacaaaaaaatccagatttGGTAGCAAGACTAGCTAAAAACAGCCATTAAGAATAGGAATTAAGTAAGTTAAAACTCCTCAATAAATCAGTAAGAtgacaaatgtttaaaatagtGTGTTTGTTATAGAGTATTAGTGTAGTATTTCTGAAACATGCACTAAGCCACATACATGATCTGATTAACatatctgaaattatttttaccaTTTGAAATCTTTCATACCAGATTACCaatgcaaaagcattttaatattaGTGACAGGAACAAAAATTCCCAATGATGTTGTAGTAGTTCACAGCTCCATGAGGATTAATCATCGCTAAATTGAGGTTAGCTAAAAATGATCCTGCTATGCTGATGTAGCATTTCCAGGCTACCATTTCACCACGCCAGAATAAGCTAACTCTCCTGCCAGAAGAAACTCTCTTCCTCCTAGGACAGCTTCACACTTGCCTTTCTTAACCCCTGGCAAGGCCACCTCCCCAGTCCAGTCCTCTGTGCAGATACATACATGCCAACACCAGCACACATATGCACAGGTACTGGTAGCAGGAAGGGACAGGACAGAATTGtttcctctgcagcagggcagggctaTACAAATGTTCTGCCACTGGTGTAAATCAGTAGTGTAGAGGTCCTGATGCTGCCCCACTATGAAAACTAAAACCTCAGTAAACTAActcagaaaacagagagaaggGGAATGGTGGAAGGAagcaacacaaacacacatatccCAAACTACAGCAGGGACAATTCAGATAAGCTGAAACTGTTGTGGAACTACATGCTGAAACCACTTCTGGATACCAGCCCATCTCTACAACCCTGGCCAATGCAGTCAATACACCATATCACATCTTTTAAGATAGACTGATGACAAGTCTCAGTTAAGACATTAATTTAGAAACATGATACACACAGGATTACTCTGCATGCCAGAAGACATTGGTCTGCCAAGTCTGTTAGATCAAAGATGATGCTTATGATCCAggataataattaaaaatggcCAAGCAGGTATTCTGTGGACATTAGTTTACATGATGAGTATAAAGCTCTGTCCTTAAGGTAACATTTACATAAAAAGACTGATTCTGTTAACTGTGATTGATAAGCCTCCCAGCATCATTAAGTAAGAGACAGCACTGTTATGCACTAAAATGTCAAAAgtgtaattaaataataaacttGGCATGATGCTACAATGCTCAGAGATTAATATTTATAGAAAGGAATAGTTTTATTTTGGGTGTCTGCTGTTTGCGGCTAATTCACTGCTAACTTTAATATTCTTGAAAACACTGGTATGCAAGAGTGCTTAAGGacatcaaaagaagaaaacctagGTGTATTTGGACAATCGGTGcagcttcattttaaaagcactgtgagaaatattttccttacagATCACTTACAATGCATCAACTTAAAATACAGTGGTCTAGTATCTTATCACGTCTTTTATACCTTTTTTTGCAGTCTACCAGGACATCATACAGCAGTCTCAGGAGAGTATGCTTTTTCTCGGTGCCAAGATTCCAATCAGAAATCCATTTTCGGACCTATGTGGAAtacaaagtgaaaaagaagCACTGGAGAACAGACTAAAATAAccctgaaaatatttctaatttccTCTCAAGCAGAAAAAGATTGAGAAGGTCTTGCACCAGGACTTCTCCTTTGGGTCCTCTGACCCTCCATGCAGAACCTAGAAGTTTTCCCATGAGAAGCCAGACACCTATGCTCTCCATGTTACTTCCTAAGTAAGGATGAGTGATTCTAATACACTCTGATTCCAGAGCAAGGGACGAGAACTTGATGCCTCACTCCTGATCAAAGCTTCTCACTTTCATTACTATCACAGGAATCAAACTGACACATCTAACCACATTCAgcatcagaaacagaaaaaaaatgacaacttGATTTAGATTCTGCAGACTATCTTTAAATACTAATAGGGAATATCTTTAAAAGATAAGAAATTCTGTAgcttgcatttttcatttcacaaaGCTCTGGCAATTTATAACTGCGATGGTCTGTATCAACTCTGACTAATATTGAGTGAGATGCAACATGGTTAATGCAAAGGCCGTAACTTGAAGCACCACATTAATTACCTGATCTAGTTCAGTTGGAATGTACTGGATGGCACCACATGACGAGGCTACTTTAAGAAGGCTGCAGTACACAGTGTATCTCACAGGAGTGTTCTTATCCATACCATGGAAAAGATTGCTTAGCCTAAACCACAAAAAATGAGCAACTGAGTTAAAGAGCTTTCCAAAAACATTACTGGAGTGCACACAGATGTTTTCATTAAGatgaaggtaaaagaaaaagagtgcTTCCTTCAACAGAGAAACTTTGATTTGAAGACACACAAGGTCTTTAATATCTCCGCAAGATATTGTTGCCTCTGCACAATACTTACAGCTGCAATCTAAGAGATGGGCGCTCTCCTTCCCGAAATTTTACTAACTTCTCACACAGGTTTTCAATCAGTGCTTCTTGTTTGTCAGGTTCCAGGATAAGGAGCAAAGAGACTACACTGTTCATCACACTCTCAACAtctgtgcaaaacaaaacaggcagCTGTTTaaagcagcaagcagcattCATCAGTAACTATTCAGTGCTGGAGAGTTACTTCTGCTATGAATAATTATTTGGCATTGGCAAGAACTGTAGAAGAGAGGAAATGCCAAGACAACCAACATGGATATTCATCAGAATGTACCAGAGGTTTGGTTCATGTAGTCTTTCACCAACATAGCTCCACGTAAAGCAAGAATTACCACCTTGAGGTCAAAGCAGAATTTGGTATTTGTTATCCTGATCTGAATTCTCTGTTAACACATAAGAAAAGTCAGAGGAACTTCGGGTTTTGGTCTTAAACAGCAGCTACAAGAAAACTGCTGCACGGCTCTACAGAGAATACTAACACCTAATGCTCAAATACAGTAAAAGATTTCACAATGATATACCCACATACAAGGAGCACAAGACATACCAGACCACAGGGAAAATGCCTGCAAGAACAAAGTATATTCAAAAGCCCCCTCCCCCACCAGCTCCTGTTTTAAGCACAGTGTTCTATCCCTTCCAAACAGGACCAGGcaggtttgtgttgttttttcacAGTCTGCCCAAATATCAGTTACAGAAAGGATGAGAACAAAATTCCTTACATATGAAAATACTGTTATTCCCCGAAATGACACCTGACCATCAAACAGCAGAGCAATAGTTTCTCTAGGATGTCACACTAATTTGCCTATAGTAAAAggcaacattaaaaaataattttcagtactCCTTCTTAGATGAACCAAGCATTCTTTCAAACAACATGTTATTCCTATCAGCTGTTGatttttttacatgtaaaaGTTCTAAATGGAACAAGTATGTTGGTACAGACCACAGCAGACACATACATATTTAAGGCTACTGCAGCATTATCTGTGTCATTAAAACACACTGATACAGTTGCTAAGTATCTACAGCCCTAACTCGATAACACTGATTACTGAAAATCCTAATGTTTTCAGACAATAACCATAGAACGGTgtgggttgaaagggaccttaaagcagttccaactccctgccatgggcagggacacctcactagaccaggttgctccaagccctgtccagcctggcccggaacactgccagggatgggg
Proteins encoded in this region:
- the EIF3M gene encoding eukaryotic translation initiation factor 3 subunit M yields the protein MSVPAFIDITEEDQAAELRAYLKSKGAEISEENAEGGLHVDLAQIIEFCDVCLKEDDKDVESVMNSVVSLLLILEPDKQEALIENLCEKLVKFREGERPSLRLQLLSNLFHGMDKNTPVRYTVYCSLLKVASSCGAIQYIPTELDQVRKWISDWNLGTEKKHTLLRLLYDVLVDCKKSDTAAKVMVELLGSYTEDNASQARVDAHRCIVRALKDPNTFLFDHLLALKPVKFLEGELIHDLLTIFVSAKLASYVKFYQNNKDFIDSLGLLHEHNMAKMRLLTFMGMAVENKEISFDTMQQELQIGADDVEAFVIDAVKTKMVYCKIDQTQRKVVVSHSTHRTFGKQQWQQLYDTLNTWKQNLNQVKNSLLSLSDT